The following proteins come from a genomic window of Trifolium pratense cultivar HEN17-A07 linkage group LG4, ARS_RC_1.1, whole genome shotgun sequence:
- the LOC123882497 gene encoding uncharacterized protein LOC123882497 gives MDKWKENPLTKEEEEEIVVDDTVACEDESFKRSLVGKLWTEDHFNVRIFKQVVSQSWRLKNPVEIQDLSKNLFLFRFTSKRDLEMVLRNGPWSFDRNLVILKRISGEEQPSDLEMFTAEFWARIYDLPLKLRSDAMALRLGNTIGQFVEADSKDGHRLGKFLRVKVSIDLRKPLKRGTVLNYQGKRLHVFFKYERLPNFCYMCGRIGHQMKDCEEVEGNEEDGYEDIEEKELPYGSWLKASPLPKISGDIKKEQSSSSCSKSLFGETSTSKVGSKEGLGKGLEIEVVSSLKKSNVVGEIDEIEETNRGKDQKEVECVAESLGNVAISTQKMATFDIGSHTKQKTPVKAPRKWSRKKGARKAKEPDQTQLIADLGKRQLVEVVISEGHPEAILGGEKKRRQEVEMIDTNLTEQKVVLAGQHRLDQ, from the coding sequence ATGGATAAGTGGAAAGAAAACCCACTTacgaaagaagaagaagaggaaataGTAGTTGATGACACTGTAGCATGTGAAGATGAATCATTCAAACGCTCTTTGGTTGGGAAACTATGGACAGAGGACCACTTCAACGTCCGTATCTTCAAGCAAGTGGTCAGCCAGTCTTGGAGATTGAAGAATCCGGTGGAGATTCAAGATCTCAGTAAAAATTTATTCCTTTTCCGTTTCACAAGTAAGCGAGATCTTGAAATGGTTCTACGAAACGGACCGTGGAGCTTCGACAGGAACCTGGTTATTTTGAAGCGAATCTCAGGTGAGGAACAACCTTCTGATCTAGAAATGTTTACCGCTGAGTTTTGGGCCAGAATCTATGACCTTCCCCTGAAATTAAGATCTGATGCTATGGCCTTGAGGCTCGGTAATACGATAGGCCAATTTGTTGAAGCGGACAGCAAAGATGGACACAGATTGGGGAAGTTTCTTAGGGTTAAAGTGTCTATTGACCTTAGGAAACCCCTCAAAAGAGGTACTGTTTTAAACTACCAAGGAAAGAGGCTTCATGTCTTTTTCAAATATGAAAGACTCCCAAACTTTTGTTATATGTGCGGAAGAATTGGGCACCAAATGAAGGACTGTGAGGAGGTTGAAGGTAATGAAGAGGATGGCTATGAAGACATAGAAGAGAAAGAGTTACCATATGGATCATGGCTTAAAGCTTCCCCTCTTCCAAAAATTAGTGGGGACATAAAGAAGGAACAAAGCTCCAGCTCTTGTAGTAAAAGTCTCTTTGGGGAAACTAGTACCAGCAAAGTTGGCTCTAAGGAAGGCTTGGGAAAGGGATTGGAGATAGAGGTGGTAAGTTCGTTGAAAAAGTCTAATGTGGTGGGCGAGATTGATGAAATAGAAGAAACAAATAGGGGAAAAGATCAAAAAGAGGTTGAATGTGTTGCAGAGTCTCTTGGTAATGTAGCCATTTCAACCCAAAAAATGGCCACTTTTGATATTGGATCCCATACTAAACAGAAAACTCCTGTCAAAGCTCCAAGGAAATGGTCAAGAAAGAAAGGTGCAAGAAAAGCTAAGGAACCAGATCAGACCCAACTGATTGCTGATTTGGGAAAACGTCAACTAGTTGAAGTGGTTATTTCTGAAGGACATCCAGAAGCTATTCTAGGGGGTGAAAAAAAGAGAAGACAAGAAGTGGAGATGATTGACACAAACTTAACCGAACAAAAGGTGGTGTTGGCGGGCCAACACCGCCTAGACCAATGA